One genomic window of Aliiroseovarius sp. M344 includes the following:
- a CDS encoding DUF1326 domain-containing protein: MDGSEIGQVEWAIKGELILNCNCTVFCPCVVSLGDHPPTEGYCMGWAGIRIDEGNYGGEDLSGLNVGLLLEIPGRMGRGNWKAAAYIDERANDAAFEALCHIFTGAAKGTTGLFKMLVSEFLGAERAPVTFETEGNKRRLMVGKAIKGEIEPVPGKGGADQVITNTNYWMGPDITVAKANVAKVRAFGRVWDFDGKSAEICQIDWKGPGR; encoded by the coding sequence ATGGACGGAAGTGAAATTGGTCAGGTCGAATGGGCCATCAAAGGGGAATTGATCCTCAACTGTAACTGCACGGTCTTTTGTCCCTGCGTAGTCAGCCTTGGCGACCACCCCCCGACCGAGGGCTATTGCATGGGCTGGGCGGGCATCCGCATTGACGAAGGCAACTATGGCGGCGAGGACCTGTCGGGTCTGAATGTCGGTTTGCTGTTGGAAATCCCCGGCCGGATGGGGCGCGGCAACTGGAAAGCCGCCGCTTACATCGACGAGCGCGCTAATGATGCCGCGTTTGAAGCGCTGTGCCACATCTTCACAGGCGCTGCCAAAGGCACCACTGGATTGTTTAAGATGTTGGTCAGCGAATTCCTTGGTGCCGAACGTGCGCCTGTGACCTTCGAGACTGAAGGCAACAAGCGTCGTCTTATGGTTGGCAAAGCGATCAAAGGCGAGATCGAACCCGTCCCCGGTAAAGGCGGCGCCGATCAGGTGATCACCAACACCAATTACTGGATGGGTCCGGACATCACCGTTGCCAAGGCCAATGTGGCGAAGGTGCGTGCTTTTGGCCGTGTATGGGACTTCGACGGAAAATCCGCTGAAATCTGCCAAATCGATTGGAAAGGCCCCGGTCGCTAA
- a CDS encoding SAM-dependent methyltransferase, which produces MILTSTAGQQDLPRYFSNVFAAAKQMNRGRLDFLLPDGRRFRADGAHPGYVAELQIHDNDVFARLIREGDLGFCDAYIDGGWSTPDLQAFLDLLQDDNDVLYDGFPAQIFLRAYERLRHLMNSNTKSRAKKNISHHYDLGNDFYALWLDDSMTYSSALFHSGQDSLEKAQEQKYASMIAQMGVGPGDHVLEIGCGWGGFAEHAARRGIRVTGLTISQEQHDFAVERIRKAGLSDLVTIKMQDYRDETGLYDGVASIEMFEAVGEKYWPVYFNTVRKCLRPGAQAVLQIITITEKRFDVYRKGVDFIQKYIFPGGMLPSKTALKAEVEKAGLAFRNQIAFGESYSATLRRWHDVFNAKWAQVSALGFDDRFKRMWNFYLTSCAAAFHSGNCDVVQVTLKNPE; this is translated from the coding sequence ATGATCCTGACCAGCACCGCGGGGCAGCAAGACCTGCCGCGCTATTTCAGCAATGTGTTTGCGGCCGCAAAACAAATGAACCGCGGCCGTCTGGATTTCCTATTGCCGGACGGGCGCAGGTTTCGCGCAGACGGCGCGCATCCCGGATATGTTGCCGAGTTGCAAATTCACGACAACGACGTATTTGCCCGCCTGATCCGCGAAGGCGATCTGGGCTTTTGCGACGCCTATATTGATGGCGGGTGGTCGACGCCGGACCTGCAGGCGTTTCTGGACCTGCTGCAAGACGACAATGACGTGCTTTATGACGGGTTTCCCGCCCAGATTTTCCTGCGCGCCTATGAGCGGTTGCGTCACCTGATGAATTCCAACACCAAAAGCCGGGCGAAAAAGAACATCAGCCATCACTATGATTTGGGCAATGATTTCTACGCCCTGTGGCTGGACGACTCGATGACCTATTCGTCAGCGTTGTTTCACAGTGGTCAGGACAGCCTTGAGAAGGCGCAGGAACAAAAATACGCCTCGATGATCGCGCAAATGGGCGTGGGGCCGGGTGACCATGTGCTGGAGATCGGCTGTGGCTGGGGCGGCTTTGCCGAACACGCGGCACGTCGGGGCATCCGTGTGACCGGGCTGACCATCAGTCAGGAACAGCATGATTTCGCGGTAGAACGCATTCGAAAGGCGGGGTTGTCTGATCTGGTCACCATCAAGATGCAAGACTATCGCGATGAGACCGGGCTTTATGACGGTGTCGCGTCGATCGAGATGTTCGAGGCGGTCGGCGAGAAATACTGGCCGGTCTATTTCAACACTGTCCGCAAATGCTTGCGTCCCGGCGCACAAGCGGTTTTGCAGATCATCACCATCACCGAAAAGCGCTTTGACGTCTATCGAAAAGGCGTTGATTTTATACAGAAATACATCTTTCCGGGTGGGATGTTACCATCCAAAACTGCTCTAAAGGCAGAGGTGGAAAAAGCCGGCCTGGCATTCCGCAATCAGATCGCTTTTGGGGAAAGTTACTCGGCGACGCTAAGGCGCTGGCACGATGTCTTTAATGCGAAATGGGCGCAGGTTTCCGCGCTTGGGTTTGATGATCGGTTCAAGCGCATGTGGAATTTCTATCTGACATCTTGCGCGGCGGCATTTCATTCCGGCAATTGCGATGTTGTGCAGGTCACGTTGAAAAATCCCGAGTGA
- a CDS encoding DUF2182 domain-containing protein: protein MSAPHWLALFGLILVGWVLLYAMALPPNALELSRIYGADFWRSLCVVEPDKAGFLGLFAMWAVMSAAMMAPTALPTFATYDDLIASGAGSRRGFLELIAGYLVIWLGFAAIAAAGQLVLFRAGLLSPLGQSISPWLTGALLIGAGAYQFSSLKDSCLSQCRQPMAFFMQYWRETRWNDAALGLRLGAICLGCCWALMLLGFVGGVMNLAFMGLATLIMIFEKLPELGRYLTRPLGWALIAGGVVALVQGG from the coding sequence ATGAGCGCGCCGCATTGGCTGGCGCTGTTTGGCCTGATCCTTGTGGGCTGGGTTCTGCTTTACGCGATGGCGCTGCCGCCCAATGCTCTGGAACTCTCACGCATCTACGGGGCAGATTTCTGGCGCTCGCTTTGTGTGGTTGAACCAGACAAGGCGGGGTTTCTGGGGCTGTTTGCCATGTGGGCGGTGATGTCGGCCGCGATGATGGCCCCGACCGCGCTGCCAACCTTCGCCACCTATGACGATCTGATCGCCTCGGGCGCAGGGTCCCGGCGCGGGTTTCTGGAACTGATCGCGGGTTATCTGGTCATCTGGCTGGGCTTTGCCGCCATCGCCGCCGCCGGGCAACTGGTTCTGTTTCGCGCGGGGCTTCTGTCGCCTTTGGGGCAAAGCATCTCGCCATGGCTGACCGGTGCGCTGTTGATCGGGGCCGGGGCGTATCAATTCTCGTCCCTCAAAGACAGCTGCCTGAGCCAGTGCCGCCAGCCGATGGCGTTCTTCATGCAATACTGGCGCGAGACCCGTTGGAACGACGCAGCCCTTGGTCTGCGCTTGGGCGCGATCTGCCTTGGCTGTTGCTGGGCGCTGATGCTTTTGGGCTTTGTCGGTGGGGTGATGAACCTCGCCTTCATGGGGCTCGCCACACTCATCATGATTTTTGAAAAACTGCCGGAGCTTGGCCGCTATCTGACCCGCCCACTGGGCTGGGCGCTGATTGCGGGCGGGGTCGTGGCACTTGTCCAGGGAGGATAA
- a CDS encoding FadR/GntR family transcriptional regulator, giving the protein MKTDLDDNQDLSKQIAEAIRDAIIEGGLIVDQRLPSEADLCEKFDVGRSTVREALKRLAAQNLIRTQRGASGGAFVNRMSFEEAYDQQITTSTLLLSMNQVDFETACEARYALERACAPLSAERRTADHLATMRAEVHRQSQPGLTDEAFCASDVAFHRALVDGAGNPVLSYQLAGAVEAMQPLMNMITYTQRDRDRIVELHTRLADAIEGQDGPKAEASLGQLAEYTVELGRSRLTQSKTRS; this is encoded by the coding sequence GTGAAAACCGATTTGGACGACAATCAGGACCTGTCAAAGCAGATCGCCGAAGCCATTCGCGACGCGATTATTGAGGGTGGCTTGATCGTCGACCAACGCCTGCCATCCGAGGCGGATCTATGCGAGAAATTCGACGTGGGCCGGTCAACCGTGCGCGAGGCGCTGAAGCGCTTGGCCGCCCAGAACCTGATCCGCACCCAACGGGGCGCGTCCGGCGGGGCCTTCGTGAACCGCATGTCCTTTGAAGAAGCCTATGATCAGCAGATTACCACCTCGACCCTGCTTTTGTCGATGAACCAGGTGGATTTTGAGACCGCATGCGAGGCGCGCTATGCGTTGGAACGTGCCTGCGCGCCACTTTCGGCAGAACGGCGGACGGCTGACCATCTGGCCACCATGCGCGCCGAGGTTCACAGACAAAGCCAGCCCGGCCTGACGGACGAAGCCTTTTGCGCCTCGGACGTGGCCTTTCACCGGGCACTGGTCGACGGGGCGGGCAATCCGGTGCTGTCCTACCAACTGGCAGGGGCTGTCGAGGCGATGCAGCCGCTGATGAACATGATCACCTACACGCAAAGGGATCGGGACCGGATCGTAGAGCTTCACACCCGGCTGGCGGATGCCATTGAGGGTCAGGATGGTCCGAAGGCCGAAGCCAGTCTGGGACAATTGGCAGAATATACGGTTGAACTTGGCCGCAGTCGGTTGACCCAATCCAAAACCCGCAGCTAG
- a CDS encoding cysteine synthase A, with the protein MDIKQDLEATVGNTPLIRLKKASELTGCEILGKAEFMNPGQSVKDRAALYIIKDAVARGELKPGGTIVEGTAGNTGIGLALVGASMGFKTVIVIPETQSEEKKDMLRLAGAELVQVPAAPYRNPNNFVHYSRRLAEKLAKTESNGVIWANQFDNVANRVAHIETTGPEIWEQTGGKVDGFVCAVGSGGTLAGVGMALQPKGVKIGIADPMGAGLYSYYTTGEIAMKGSSIAEGIGQVRITKNLEGFTPDMAWQVPDEEALPIVFDLLQDEGLCLGGSSGINVAGAIRMANEMGPGHTIVTILCDYGTRYQSKLFNPTFLREKELPVPEWLDRGPVMLPEVFEEVE; encoded by the coding sequence ATGGATATCAAGCAGGATCTGGAAGCAACCGTTGGCAACACGCCATTGATCCGACTGAAAAAAGCGTCGGAACTGACCGGTTGTGAAATTCTTGGCAAAGCAGAGTTCATGAACCCCGGCCAGTCGGTCAAGGATCGGGCGGCGCTGTATATTATCAAGGATGCAGTGGCGCGTGGTGAATTGAAGCCGGGCGGCACCATTGTGGAAGGCACGGCGGGGAATACCGGCATCGGTCTGGCGCTGGTCGGTGCTTCGATGGGGTTCAAGACCGTGATCGTGATCCCGGAAACCCAGTCTGAGGAAAAAAAGGATATGCTGCGTCTGGCCGGCGCCGAATTGGTGCAGGTGCCAGCCGCCCCTTATCGCAATCCCAACAACTTTGTGCATTATTCGCGCCGTCTGGCCGAGAAACTGGCCAAGACCGAATCAAATGGTGTGATCTGGGCCAACCAGTTCGACAACGTCGCCAACCGCGTCGCGCATATTGAAACCACTGGCCCTGAGATCTGGGAACAGACCGGAGGCAAGGTCGATGGGTTTGTCTGCGCGGTTGGGTCGGGCGGCACTCTGGCCGGCGTCGGTATGGCGCTGCAGCCCAAGGGCGTGAAAATCGGAATTGCTGATCCGATGGGTGCCGGGCTTTACAGCTATTATACCACCGGCGAGATCGCGATGAAGGGCAGCTCGATCGCAGAAGGGATCGGGCAGGTGCGGATCACCAAGAACCTTGAAGGCTTCACGCCAGATATGGCGTGGCAAGTGCCAGATGAGGAGGCCTTGCCGATAGTCTTTGACCTGCTACAGGACGAAGGGCTGTGCCTTGGCGGGTCATCGGGCATCAATGTCGCCGGTGCTATCCGCATGGCCAACGAAATGGGACCGGGCCATACCATCGTGACGATCTTGTGCGACTATGGCACGCGGTATCAATCCAAACTGTTTAACCCTACTTTCCTGCGGGAAAAGGAATTGCCGGTGCCGGAATGGTTGGACCGTGGCCCGGTGATGCTGCCCGAGGTGTTTGAGGAGGTTGAATGA
- a CDS encoding aminotransferase class V-fold PLP-dependent enzyme yields the protein MAELDINWVRAQFPAFSEPSLQGQAFFENAGGSYTCKPVFDRLTRYYTQRKVQPYGPYDASRLAGEEMDEARRRLAAMMGVETDELSFGPSTTQNTYVLAQAFRQHLSPGDAIVVTNQDHEANTGPWRRLVDEGFELREWQIDPQTGHLDPANLDVLLADGRVKLVCFPHCSNVVGEVNDVAVICAKAKAAGAFTCVDGVSYAPHGFVDVGALGADIYLFSAYKTYGPHQGIMVIRRALGDALPNQGHYFNAGTLYKRFTPAGPDHAQVAASAGMADYFEALAIHHGISGDPATMAVGAHNLMRDHETRLLQPLLDYLTSKNSVRLLGPTLAKNRAPTVAIAAQAKGEMLAQQLAPLGIMAGGGDFYAVRALKAQGVDPEMGVLRVSFTHYTAEEEITKLIRSLEQVL from the coding sequence ATGGCCGAATTGGATATCAATTGGGTGCGGGCGCAGTTCCCCGCGTTTTCCGAACCGAGCCTGCAAGGGCAGGCGTTCTTTGAAAATGCGGGCGGGTCGTATACCTGCAAGCCGGTGTTTGATCGGCTGACACGCTACTACACCCAGCGCAAAGTGCAGCCCTATGGTCCTTATGATGCATCCCGTTTGGCCGGCGAAGAAATGGACGAGGCCCGGCGCCGGTTGGCCGCCATGATGGGTGTGGAAACCGACGAGCTGAGCTTTGGTCCATCAACCACGCAGAACACCTATGTTCTGGCGCAGGCTTTCCGTCAGCACCTTTCGCCCGGCGACGCGATTGTTGTGACCAATCAGGATCACGAGGCCAATACCGGCCCGTGGCGTCGACTGGTAGACGAAGGGTTCGAGCTGCGTGAATGGCAGATTGACCCGCAAACCGGGCATCTGGACCCTGCCAATCTTGACGTGCTGCTTGCCGACGGACGGGTGAAACTTGTGTGTTTTCCCCATTGCTCAAACGTGGTGGGCGAAGTCAACGATGTGGCCGTGATTTGTGCGAAGGCTAAGGCGGCGGGTGCTTTCACCTGCGTCGATGGCGTCAGCTATGCACCGCATGGGTTTGTGGATGTCGGCGCGCTGGGCGCGGATATCTATCTGTTTTCCGCCTATAAAACCTATGGCCCACATCAGGGGATCATGGTGATCCGCCGCGCGCTGGGTGACGCATTGCCCAATCAGGGGCACTATTTCAATGCGGGAACGCTGTATAAGCGGTTTACACCGGCGGGACCTGATCATGCACAAGTCGCCGCCTCGGCCGGTATGGCTGATTATTTTGAGGCATTGGCCATCCATCACGGCATCTCAGGCGATCCGGCGACGATGGCTGTGGGCGCGCATAACCTGATGCGAGACCATGAAACGCGACTGTTGCAACCGCTGCTGGATTATCTGACCTCTAAGAACTCGGTTCGGCTTTTGGGACCAACACTGGCGAAAAACCGCGCGCCGACGGTCGCGATTGCTGCGCAGGCGAAAGGGGAAATGCTTGCCCAACAGCTTGCGCCGCTTGGCATCATGGCCGGGGGTGGTGACTTCTATGCTGTGCGAGCGCTGAAAGCACAGGGTGTCGATCCGGAGATGGGTGTCTTGCGGGTCAGCTTCACCCACTATACGGCGGAAGAAGAGATCACAAAATTGATCAGATCTCTTGAGCAAGTTCTTTAG
- a CDS encoding NUDIX domain-containing protein: protein MFFYGTLCHLPLLELVLAGERYRARPATLAGHRVSWVKDQPFPTIETAPDTVVQGLLVEDLSQTATARLDFYEGGFDYALKDVQVRPDDGDDPVAAKVYFPTPGVWSPGAPWSLEDWVAQWGEMTLEAAREVMSSFGDLPAEVIAQRFPMIRTRAASRIRARASTTPTTLRAGFGAGDIDVRASHRPYARFFTMEEQDLSFRRYSGEMSEVVNRAAFVGGDAVIVLPYDPVRDRVMLIEQFRMGPHMRGDPHPWLLEAIAGRIDAGETPQDCALREAREEAGLTLDGLLALPHHYPSPGSSTEYFYTFVAPCDLPDHAAGIGGVADEAEDIRSHILPFEKLMELVASGEVACGPLVLCALWLSLNRDALRAGS, encoded by the coding sequence ATGTTTTTCTATGGCACGCTGTGCCATTTACCGTTGCTAGAGCTTGTGCTGGCGGGCGAACGCTATCGCGCGCGACCTGCCACGCTGGCGGGGCACAGGGTCAGCTGGGTCAAGGATCAGCCTTTTCCAACCATCGAAACAGCCCCTGATACGGTTGTGCAGGGGCTTTTGGTGGAAGACCTTTCCCAGACGGCCACGGCGCGGCTGGATTTCTATGAAGGCGGGTTCGACTATGCGCTGAAAGACGTGCAGGTCCGCCCTGACGATGGTGATGATCCTGTTGCCGCGAAGGTTTATTTTCCAACACCCGGTGTGTGGTCGCCCGGCGCGCCATGGTCTTTGGAGGATTGGGTCGCGCAGTGGGGCGAGATGACGTTGGAAGCGGCGCGCGAGGTTATGTCCAGTTTTGGTGATCTTCCCGCCGAGGTTATCGCCCAGCGGTTTCCGATGATCCGCACCCGTGCAGCAAGCCGAATTCGCGCTCGTGCGAGCACCACACCCACCACGTTGCGCGCTGGTTTCGGGGCAGGGGATATCGATGTCCGGGCCAGCCATCGCCCTTACGCCCGGTTCTTCACGATGGAGGAACAAGACCTGTCCTTCCGGCGTTATTCTGGCGAGATGAGCGAGGTGGTGAACCGCGCGGCCTTTGTGGGTGGCGATGCGGTGATCGTGTTGCCCTATGATCCGGTCCGGGATCGGGTGATGCTGATCGAGCAGTTCCGCATGGGGCCGCATATGCGCGGTGATCCCCATCCTTGGCTTCTGGAAGCAATCGCAGGCCGCATTGATGCGGGCGAAACGCCTCAAGACTGCGCGCTCCGCGAAGCGCGAGAGGAAGCCGGGCTGACGCTCGACGGCCTGTTGGCGCTGCCGCATCACTATCCCAGCCCCGGATCGAGCACTGAGTATTTCTATACTTTCGTTGCGCCGTGCGATCTGCCAGATCACGCGGCCGGGATAGGGGGTGTCGCAGACGAGGCAGAAGACATTCGCAGCCATATCCTCCCCTTTGAAAAGTTGATGGAATTGGTGGCCAGCGGCGAGGTGGCCTGCGGCCCGCTGGTCTTGTGCGCATTGTGGCTCTCGCTGAACCGTGATGCCCTTCGTGCGGGAAGCTGA
- a CDS encoding dimethylsulfoniopropionate demethylase, giving the protein MAKISPSRRLRRTPFSAGVEAAGVKGYTVYNHMLLPTVFRSVEEDYRHLKDAVQVWDVACERQVEVRGPDAARLIQMLTPRDLSKMQDGQCFYVPMVDETGGMLNDPVAVKLAEDRFWISIADSDLLFWVKGLAYGFRLDVLVDEPDVSPLAIQGPKSDDLAAAVFGDAVRDIRFFRYKRLEFQGRSLVVARSGYSKQGGFEIYVEGSDIGMPLWNALMEAGKSMDVHAGCPNGIERVEGGLLSYGNDMTRENTPHEAGLGRFCSTESAIGCVGRDALLRVAKEGPVQQVRAIEILGGVPPCDRAWPLMDGDRQVGQVTSAANSPDFNTGVAIGMVRMTHWAAGTELDVVTPDGPRAATVYDTFWI; this is encoded by the coding sequence ATGGCCAAGATTTCTCCGTCCCGCCGCTTGCGGCGCACACCTTTCTCTGCCGGTGTCGAAGCCGCAGGGGTGAAGGGCTACACAGTTTATAACCATATGCTGCTGCCGACCGTCTTTCGGTCGGTGGAAGAAGACTATCGCCACCTGAAGGACGCGGTACAGGTCTGGGACGTGGCCTGCGAGCGACAGGTCGAGGTGCGTGGCCCCGACGCCGCCCGCCTGATCCAGATGCTGACCCCGCGGGATTTGAGCAAGATGCAGGACGGGCAGTGTTTCTATGTCCCCATGGTCGACGAGACCGGGGGCATGCTGAACGACCCTGTGGCGGTGAAGCTGGCCGAGGACCGGTTCTGGATCTCGATCGCTGACAGTGATCTGCTGTTCTGGGTCAAAGGGCTGGCCTATGGGTTCCGGCTGGATGTGCTGGTCGATGAGCCCGACGTGTCCCCTTTGGCCATTCAGGGTCCCAAATCGGACGATCTGGCGGCCGCTGTCTTTGGCGATGCGGTGCGCGATATCCGGTTCTTCCGCTATAAGCGGCTGGAGTTCCAGGGGCGCAGTCTGGTTGTGGCGCGCTCGGGCTATTCCAAGCAGGGCGGGTTCGAGATTTATGTCGAGGGCAGTGACATCGGCATGCCGCTGTGGAACGCACTGATGGAGGCAGGCAAAAGCATGGATGTACATGCAGGCTGCCCCAATGGGATCGAGCGGGTCGAAGGCGGGCTTCTAAGCTATGGCAACGACATGACCCGCGAAAACACCCCACACGAGGCGGGACTGGGGCGCTTCTGTTCAACCGAAAGCGCGATTGGCTGTGTGGGGCGCGACGCGTTGCTCCGGGTGGCCAAGGAAGGTCCGGTGCAACAGGTGCGCGCCATCGAGATATTGGGCGGCGTGCCGCCTTGCGACCGCGCGTGGCCATTGATGGATGGGGACCGGCAAGTGGGGCAGGTGACTTCGGCCGCCAACTCGCCCGATTTCAACACCGGTGTCGCCATCGGCATGGTGCGCATGACCCATTGGGCTGCGGGCACTGAGCTGGATGTGGTGACACCCGACGGACCGCGGGCCGCGACCGTCTATGACACTTTTTGGATTTAG
- a CDS encoding Hsp20/alpha crystallin family protein, giving the protein MAQREWLPKMWGDWGEDKDSPFHALRKQVDTLFDDFDSGFPIRSGDFTVRTNVSETDGEVCITAELPGIEMSDVDVEIAGDKITIRGEKKSEKDDQSEKDGRTFHRIERSAGSFMRTTRLPFDIDPDKVAAGVKNGVLTVTIPKPAEEQTKTRKIEINEG; this is encoded by the coding sequence ATGGCACAACGTGAATGGCTCCCCAAGATGTGGGGTGACTGGGGTGAAGACAAAGACAGCCCGTTTCACGCCCTTCGTAAGCAAGTGGATACGTTGTTTGACGATTTTGACAGCGGTTTTCCGATCCGCAGTGGTGATTTCACTGTGCGCACGAACGTCAGCGAAACTGACGGCGAAGTCTGTATCACCGCAGAGCTTCCCGGCATCGAGATGAGCGACGTCGACGTCGAGATAGCTGGTGACAAGATCACCATCAGAGGTGAAAAAAAATCCGAAAAGGACGACCAGAGCGAAAAGGATGGCCGGACGTTCCACCGTATCGAAAGAAGCGCCGGGTCGTTTATGCGTACGACACGGCTGCCGTTCGACATAGACCCCGACAAGGTAGCTGCCGGCGTAAAGAATGGCGTCCTGACGGTAACCATTCCCAAACCGGCTGAGGAACAAACGAAAACCCGGAAAATCGAGATTAATGAAGGCTGA
- a CDS encoding TrgA family protein, with translation MPTAAKLVAAAILAVTGWFCAELIKPLMEEGRDLSKFGPVCAAVGLFVGWKFLGPRVDRQLGGVGANAFTAALVQVGITLFVFAFSLMLKQSLRKAYDGPIEALQDIFLISVDFIQKYFTGELIAAVLLGTGLASWCATRAARKWG, from the coding sequence ATGCCTACAGCCGCAAAACTTGTCGCCGCTGCCATTCTGGCTGTTACGGGTTGGTTCTGTGCCGAGCTGATCAAGCCGTTGATGGAGGAAGGGCGCGATCTTTCTAAATTTGGGCCGGTTTGCGCAGCCGTCGGGCTGTTTGTCGGGTGGAAATTTCTTGGGCCGCGGGTCGACCGCCAACTTGGCGGGGTTGGAGCCAATGCGTTCACCGCAGCGTTGGTGCAAGTGGGTATCACCCTGTTTGTCTTTGCATTTTCGTTGATGCTGAAACAGAGCCTGCGTAAAGCCTATGACGGCCCGATTGAGGCTCTGCAGGACATTTTTCTGATCAGCGTCGATTTCATTCAGAAATATTTCACCGGCGAGCTGATTGCTGCGGTGCTGTTGGGGACCGGGCTTGCGTCCTGGTGCGCGACGAGAGCCGCGCGTAAATGGGGTTGA
- the acuI gene encoding acryloyl-CoA reductase, producing the protein MFKALVMEQNDEGLAAAEIKEIGEDTLPEGNVTVAVEYSTVNYKDGLCLSAKGGGLVRNYPHVPGIDYAGTVEASDDDRYKPGDKVVLTGWRVGEATWGGYAQKARISADKLVPLPEGLTTRQAMAVGTAGFTAMLAVMALEDHGLKPGQGPVLVTGAAGGVGSVATAILANLGYEVAAVTGRPNQVDYLKSLGATTIVPREELNETTKRPLEAETWAGCVDAVGGDMLARVLGQMKYGASVSAVGLAGGAGLPATVIPFLLRGVNLLGIDSVMQPYDNRVRAWQRVAKDLPMDKLEAMITPATLEDLPGLGANILQGKVKGRVVVDVNA; encoded by the coding sequence ATGTTCAAAGCATTGGTGATGGAACAAAACGACGAGGGGCTGGCCGCAGCCGAGATCAAAGAGATCGGGGAAGACACGCTGCCCGAGGGCAATGTGACCGTTGCCGTCGAATATTCCACCGTGAACTACAAAGACGGTCTCTGCTTGTCGGCGAAGGGTGGCGGGCTTGTACGCAATTACCCCCACGTGCCGGGGATTGATTATGCGGGCACGGTCGAGGCGTCGGATGACGATCGTTACAAGCCCGGTGACAAAGTCGTTCTGACCGGCTGGCGTGTGGGTGAAGCGACCTGGGGCGGCTATGCCCAGAAAGCGCGTATTTCAGCAGACAAGCTGGTGCCGCTGCCAGAAGGTTTGACAACACGTCAGGCTATGGCCGTCGGCACAGCAGGGTTTACGGCGATGCTGGCTGTCATGGCGCTGGAAGACCACGGGTTGAAGCCGGGTCAGGGGCCTGTTTTGGTTACTGGCGCTGCCGGGGGCGTTGGGTCCGTTGCGACTGCCATTCTGGCCAATCTTGGCTATGAAGTCGCCGCTGTCACGGGCCGCCCCAATCAGGTGGATTACCTGAAATCTTTGGGCGCGACCACCATTGTGCCGCGTGAAGAGCTGAACGAGACCACCAAACGCCCGCTTGAAGCCGAAACATGGGCCGGTTGTGTGGATGCTGTCGGCGGTGACATGCTGGCGCGTGTGTTGGGCCAGATGAAATACGGAGCTTCCGTGTCGGCGGTCGGATTGGCCGGTGGCGCTGGTCTGCCTGCAACCGTCATCCCGTTCCTTTTGCGTGGTGTGAACCTTTTGGGCATTGATAGCGTCATGCAGCCTTATGACAACCGCGTGCGAGCTTGGCAGCGCGTTGCAAAAGACCTGCCGATGGACAAGCTCGAGGCGATGATCACGCCTGCGACACTGGAGGACCTTCCCGGCCTGGGGGCCAATATTCTGCAGGGAAAGGTCAAGGGCCGGGTTGTCGTGGACGTCAATGCCTAG